A part of Jaculus jaculus isolate mJacJac1 chromosome 17, mJacJac1.mat.Y.cur, whole genome shotgun sequence genomic DNA contains:
- the LOC105944470 gene encoding actin-related protein 2/3 complex subunit 5-like protein — translation MHKTLDLILRVIKIRSLCGTVKKQTLHCYLSLRFRRVDIDEFDENKFVDEQEKAAAAGEPGPNPIEVDGLLQQGDMLQAFHAALRNSPINTKNQAVKERAQGLVLKVLTNLKGSEIEQAVQSLDRNAIDLLMKYIYKGFEKPTENSSAMLLQWNEKALAVGGLGSIIRVLTARKSVLKKDLCYLEKNFGYPG, via the exons ATGCACAAAACCCTAGATTTGATTCTTAGAGTCATAAAGATAA GAAGTCTCTGTGGTactgttaaaaaacaaacattgcaCTGCTATTTGTCGTTGCGCTTCCGCCGGGTAGACATTGACGAGTTTGACGAGAACAAATTTGTGGATGAACAGGAGAAGGCAGCAGCTGCGGGAGAGCCAGGCCCGAATCCTATCGAGGTGGACGGACTTCTGCAGCAAGGGGACATGCTTCAGGCATTCCATGCGGCCTTGAGGAACTCTCCAATCAACACCAAGAATCAAGCTGTAAAGGAGCGAGCCCAGGGTTTGGTGCTGAAAGTGCTCACAAACCTTAAGGGCAGTGAGATTGAGCAGGCTGTGCAGTCACTGGACAGAAACGCCATCGACTTGTTAATGAAATACATTTACAAAGGGTTTGAGAAACCCACAGAAAATAGCAGTGCAATGTTACTTCAGTGGAATGAAAAGGCCTTAGCTGTGGGAGGACTAGGCTCCATTATAAGAGTTCTTACAGCAAGAAAGagtgttttaaaaaaagacttatgTTACCTTGAGAAGAATTTTGGATATCCAGGCTGA